CCATAATAATGAATACAAATAAACAAGCCTCTTGAGCGTCCTTTATTTGCGGGAAGCCTTGAGTAGCTTGGCTTTGCGCAGTACATGCAACACGCTTTTTTCGAGCTCTCCATATTCCTTGGAAAGCGCCCCTTTTCTTACGATAAACACCATATCAAGTCCACCTGCAATTTCAGGTTCATGATGACGGACGATTTCCTTAACCAACCTTCTCATGCGGTTACGGACAACCGCGTTTCCGACCTTTTTGCTTACCGACACCCCAACTCTAAAACGCTCTACCTCTTTTTTGCTAAACCAATACACTACAAATTGATGATTCGCAAATGACTTCCCATGGCGGTATACGCGACTGAAGTCGGCACGGTTTCGTAA
The window above is part of the Paenibacillus sp. FSL K6-0276 genome. Proteins encoded here:
- the rnpA gene encoding ribonuclease P protein component, with amino-acid sequence MHKSLRLRNRADFSRVYRHGKSFANHQFVVYWFSKKEVERFRVGVSVSKKVGNAVVRNRMRRLVKEIVRHHEPEIAGGLDMVFIVRKGALSKEYGELEKSVLHVLRKAKLLKASRK